From Actinopolymorpha cephalotaxi, one genomic window encodes:
- the gvpJ gene encoding gas vesicle protein GvpJ codes for MANRTLVTGSGGGTSLVDLLDRVVDRGVVVSGDIIISLAGIDLIQLNLRLLLIGLETANEMHRTNFEGRGAR; via the coding sequence ATGGCTAACCGCACGCTCGTCACCGGCTCCGGCGGCGGCACCAGCCTGGTGGACCTGCTCGACCGGGTTGTCGACCGCGGCGTGGTCGTGTCCGGCGACATCATCATCTCCCTGGCCGGCATCGACCTGATCCAGCTCAACCTCCGGTTGTTGCTGATCGGGCTGGAGACGGCCAACGAGATGCACCGCACCAACTTCGAGGGGAGGGGAGCGCGATGA
- a CDS encoding STAS domain-containing protein — MSTNEANAAGVVHAGAADPRIRIDSTHTEAGTLVTSVTGEVDQATSAQLCQELNNLLDEHPAMVVLSLEDVPFLDSGGLDVLVNLQRRAHAEHVPVRICAPRRGPTKLLHLTGLDVAFDIYPTVKDALAGTTNAGSPFA, encoded by the coding sequence GTGTCGACCAACGAAGCCAATGCCGCCGGCGTTGTCCATGCCGGTGCAGCCGACCCTCGGATCCGGATCGATTCGACCCACACCGAAGCCGGCACGCTCGTCACGTCCGTGACCGGCGAGGTGGATCAGGCCACTTCGGCACAGCTGTGCCAGGAGCTCAACAACCTGCTCGACGAACACCCGGCGATGGTCGTGCTCTCGCTGGAGGACGTTCCCTTCCTCGACTCCGGCGGACTCGACGTGCTGGTGAACCTCCAGCGTCGTGCCCACGCCGAGCATGTTCCGGTACGCATCTGCGCCCCGCGCCGGGGGCCGACCAAACTCCTCCACCTCACCGGGCTCGATGTGGCGTTCGACATCTACCCCACGGTGAAGGACGCGCTGGCCGGCACCACCAACGCGGGATCCCCCTTCGCCTGA
- a CDS encoding gas vesicle protein GvpO has translation MTERQNSDADQTRGREPRAKKKPSMARVIRGAVQQFGELTGKQADGVSGVRREGEGWSLLVDVVELERIPSTTTVIATYRLDVTADGELDGYERLRRYVRGSVDPS, from the coding sequence ATGACCGAGCGACAGAATTCAGACGCCGACCAGACCCGGGGACGGGAACCCCGCGCCAAGAAGAAGCCGAGCATGGCCCGGGTGATCCGTGGCGCCGTGCAGCAGTTCGGCGAACTCACCGGCAAGCAGGCCGACGGGGTGAGTGGCGTACGCCGTGAGGGCGAGGGCTGGTCGCTGCTGGTCGACGTCGTCGAGCTCGAGCGCATCCCGTCGACGACGACGGTGATCGCCACCTACCGGCTCGATGTCACCGCCGACGGTGAGCTGGACGGCTACGAACGCCTGCGCCGTTACGTGCGTGGTTCGGTGGATCCCTCATGA
- a CDS encoding gas vesicle protein K gives MSEPVRLPKLPDMRRTPRIDANAEDLGRGLGQLVVALLELVRDLLERQAIRRMDGGSLDDEEVERLGEALLALEDKFAELREIFGVEREGLRLPIDVDDLLDEHERLDTTGRRNTPWQL, from the coding sequence ATGAGCGAACCGGTACGGCTGCCGAAGCTGCCGGACATGCGGCGCACCCCTCGCATCGACGCGAACGCCGAGGACCTCGGTAGGGGCCTCGGACAACTCGTGGTGGCTCTGCTCGAACTCGTCCGTGACCTCCTGGAGCGCCAGGCGATCCGGCGGATGGACGGCGGAAGCCTCGACGACGAGGAAGTCGAACGCCTGGGGGAGGCGCTGCTCGCACTGGAAGACAAGTTCGCCGAGCTTCGGGAGATCTTCGGAGTCGAACGCGAGGGGCTCCGGCTTCCGATCGACGTCGACGACCTGCTCGACGAACACGAACGGCTCGACACGACAGGGAGGCGTAACACGCCATGGCAGCTGTAG
- a CDS encoding SDR family NAD(P)-dependent oxidoreductase, with the protein MDEPTTRTALVTGASRGLGLLVARELARRGYSLVLCARTAEDLYAARDDLVARGADLLAVPCDVRNAQEVEHLVARAIGHRGGLDVVVNVAGVIQVGPLESVTVEEFRDALETMCLGPVRVTLAALPHLRERRSGRIVNVTSIGGKVAVPHILPYSVAKFGAVGFSEGLRAELAGSGISVTTVVPGLMRTGSHVRASFAGQSTKEYGWFSAAASAPLLSMDAERAARRIVAAGLAGRAEVTLTPAAILGARVAALMPGTTSRLLGLVRPLLPGPPADPGKAGIEPGHRAQERTDSRVLRRLTTMGRSAARRFNQRRATST; encoded by the coding sequence ATGGACGAACCCACGACCCGAACAGCACTGGTGACCGGCGCCTCTCGTGGACTCGGCCTCCTGGTGGCGCGCGAACTCGCCCGGCGCGGTTACTCCCTGGTGCTGTGTGCGCGGACGGCCGAGGACCTGTACGCCGCCCGGGACGACCTGGTAGCCCGCGGCGCGGACTTGCTGGCTGTTCCCTGCGACGTACGCAACGCGCAGGAGGTCGAGCACCTGGTCGCCCGCGCGATCGGCCACCGGGGCGGGCTCGACGTGGTGGTCAACGTGGCGGGCGTCATCCAGGTCGGTCCGCTGGAGTCGGTGACCGTCGAGGAATTCCGGGACGCGCTGGAGACGATGTGCCTCGGCCCGGTGCGGGTCACGCTGGCGGCGCTGCCGCATCTGCGCGAGCGCCGGAGCGGACGGATCGTGAACGTCACGTCGATCGGCGGGAAGGTCGCGGTGCCGCACATCCTGCCGTACTCCGTGGCGAAGTTCGGGGCGGTCGGCTTCTCGGAGGGGCTGCGCGCCGAACTCGCCGGCAGCGGCATCTCCGTCACCACTGTCGTACCCGGCCTGATGCGCACCGGCTCCCACGTCCGCGCGTCGTTCGCGGGGCAGTCGACCAAGGAGTACGGCTGGTTCTCCGCCGCTGCCAGTGCGCCGCTGCTGTCGATGGACGCCGAACGCGCCGCTCGCCGGATCGTGGCGGCCGGCCTGGCCGGGCGAGCGGAGGTCACGCTCACCCCGGCCGCGATCCTCGGCGCCAGGGTGGCCGCGTTGATGCCGGGTACGACGAGCAGGCTGCTCGGCCTGGTCCGGCCGTTGCTGCCCGGTCCGCCCGCCGATCCCGGAAAGGCGGGCATCGAGCCCGGTCACCGGGCGCAGGAGCGGACTGACTCCAGGGTGCTGCGGAGGCTCACCACGATGGGGCGTTCGGCCGCCCGCAGGTTCAACCAGCGGCGCGCGACGAGCACCTAG
- a CDS encoding MurR/RpiR family transcriptional regulator, which produces MGSAGATRANESATLLERIASARDTLTPTARRIGDVVSEDAALVARIGIEELAERAGTSTASVNRFCRMLGLAGYTELRLALAGEAGRGGPADVHDPDADPSGDLPADADADATVALLASSTVHAIRRTAQLLDTADLDRLAGAVAEAGQVQVFAFGGSADVAHYLAAQLTGIGVPTLTSADVHTAAAYAVTLGPDDVAIAISHSGRAVQAIELLDLARSRGATTAAVTSSAASPLAMGADVTLATTARTATYRYRGTAGRHAQLFVTDALYVRVAQRRAETARQLLDLAGAATARYQVGPARKRAPKPARKSKPAAKSEPARKSERTRSSSRTSNPHR; this is translated from the coding sequence ATGGGGTCGGCGGGGGCGACGCGCGCGAACGAGAGCGCCACACTGCTGGAGCGGATCGCGTCGGCGCGCGACACGCTCACTCCCACCGCCCGCCGGATCGGCGACGTCGTCAGCGAGGACGCGGCCCTGGTCGCCCGGATCGGGATCGAGGAACTTGCCGAACGCGCCGGCACGTCCACCGCCAGCGTCAACCGCTTCTGCCGGATGCTCGGCCTCGCCGGCTACACCGAACTCAGGTTGGCGCTCGCGGGCGAAGCCGGCCGGGGCGGGCCGGCCGATGTCCATGACCCGGATGCCGACCCGAGTGGTGACCTACCGGCCGACGCCGATGCCGACGCGACGGTCGCACTGCTCGCGTCGTCGACGGTGCACGCGATCAGGCGTACGGCACAACTGCTCGACACCGCGGACCTGGACCGGCTGGCCGGCGCCGTGGCCGAGGCCGGACAGGTGCAGGTCTTCGCGTTCGGGGGAAGCGCCGACGTCGCGCACTACCTCGCTGCGCAGCTCACCGGCATCGGCGTACCGACCCTCACCTCCGCCGACGTGCACACCGCCGCCGCGTACGCCGTGACGTTGGGACCGGACGACGTCGCGATCGCGATCAGTCACTCCGGCCGGGCCGTGCAGGCGATCGAACTCCTCGACCTGGCCCGCTCCCGCGGCGCGACCACGGCCGCCGTCACCAGCAGCGCCGCGTCGCCGCTCGCCATGGGCGCCGACGTCACCCTGGCGACCACCGCGCGTACGGCGACCTACCGCTATCGCGGCACCGCCGGGCGGCACGCGCAACTCTTCGTCACCGACGCGTTGTACGTACGAGTGGCACAGCGGCGGGCCGAGACCGCACGGCAGTTGCTCGACCTGGCCGGCGCCGCCACCGCGCGCTACCAGGTCGGGCCGGCGCGAAAGCGCGCGCCCAAGCCGGCAAGGAAGTCCAAGCCGGCAGCGAAGTCCGAACCAGCAAGGAAATCCGAACGCACCAGGAGCAGCAGTCGCACCTCGAATCCCCACCGCTGA
- a CDS encoding gas vesicle protein gives MTQSVSGRNPRPDTLADVLERVLDKGVVIAGDIVVNILDIELLSLKLRLFVASAQTAQEMGMDWWTRDEFFTSQGSGGSKKNGEVEGGRAPAELEAENNQLRERIERLEQAISDRELPERSEGSNRSGKAQQEEER, from the coding sequence ATGACGCAGTCGGTTTCCGGCCGCAACCCCCGTCCCGACACGCTTGCCGATGTCCTGGAACGCGTTCTGGACAAGGGCGTCGTCATCGCCGGCGACATCGTTGTGAACATCCTGGACATCGAGCTGCTGTCCCTGAAGCTGCGGTTGTTCGTCGCCTCGGCCCAGACCGCCCAGGAGATGGGCATGGACTGGTGGACGCGCGACGAGTTCTTCACCTCCCAGGGATCCGGCGGGAGCAAGAAGAACGGTGAGGTCGAGGGCGGGCGAGCACCTGCCGAGCTGGAAGCCGAGAACAACCAACTGCGCGAACGCATCGAACGCCTCGAGCAGGCGATCTCCGACCGTGAGCTTCCGGAGCGGTCCGAGGGATCGAACCGGTCCGGAAAGGCCCAGCAGGAGGAGGAGCGCTGA
- a CDS encoding HAD family hydrolase: MSPAEFASSSPAPTTALLVDVGGVLLLPNAALLTPVVARHGGVSTEEEFLRAHYAAHNAAFPARGEPRDYYELLPRFAGVPAERLTEAVEDYRAVSRTRNMWHAPDPASKAALAGFVAEGVRVAIVSQADGRIARMLRDAAMCQEGEGPGVTVDAVLDSAVVGYDKPDPRFFRAALDAVGATRDRAVHVGDTVPADVRGAQAADILAVHYDPYGDCDDPGDHEHVRTLAEVGAFLPAPLSTP, from the coding sequence GTGTCGCCAGCCGAGTTCGCCTCGTCGTCGCCCGCGCCGACCACCGCCCTGCTCGTCGACGTGGGCGGAGTGCTCCTGCTGCCCAACGCCGCCCTGCTCACCCCGGTGGTCGCCCGGCACGGCGGCGTCAGCACCGAGGAGGAGTTCCTGCGGGCGCACTACGCCGCGCACAACGCCGCGTTCCCCGCCCGTGGTGAGCCGCGCGACTACTACGAACTGCTGCCGAGGTTCGCGGGAGTGCCGGCCGAGCGGCTGACCGAGGCGGTCGAGGACTATCGCGCGGTCTCCCGTACGCGGAACATGTGGCACGCGCCGGACCCCGCCTCCAAGGCCGCACTCGCCGGATTCGTCGCCGAAGGGGTTCGCGTGGCGATCGTGTCGCAGGCGGACGGGCGGATCGCCCGGATGCTGCGGGACGCCGCGATGTGCCAGGAGGGCGAGGGCCCGGGGGTGACCGTCGACGCGGTGCTGGACAGCGCGGTCGTCGGCTACGACAAGCCGGACCCGCGTTTCTTCCGGGCCGCGCTGGACGCGGTCGGCGCCACCCGCGACCGGGCGGTGCACGTCGGTGACACCGTGCCCGCGGACGTCCGCGGCGCCCAGGCCGCGGACATCCTGGCCGTGCACTACGACCCGTACGGCGACTGCGACGACCCCGGCGACCACGAGCACGTACGGACCCTCGCCGAGGTCGGCGCCTTCCTGCCGGCCCCGCTCAGCACACCCTAG
- the gvpJ gene encoding gas vesicle protein GvpJ: MAAVATQGINRAPRPSSLADVLEVILDKGIVIDAYVRVALVGIEILTIDARIVIASVDTYLRFAEAVNRLDLGQQEDQVAGLPGLVREVTGDGKSSGSKTKGAISGVKESFSSDDDDDDDDDDGRERSTARRRSSSSRSTTRSRRPSRQSQES, translated from the coding sequence ATGGCAGCTGTAGCGACGCAGGGAATCAACCGTGCGCCCCGGCCGAGCAGTCTTGCCGATGTCCTCGAGGTGATCCTCGACAAGGGCATCGTCATCGACGCCTACGTCCGGGTCGCGCTCGTGGGTATCGAGATCCTCACCATCGACGCCCGGATCGTGATCGCGAGCGTGGACACCTACCTCCGGTTCGCCGAGGCGGTCAACCGGCTCGACCTCGGTCAGCAGGAGGACCAGGTGGCCGGGCTTCCGGGCCTGGTCCGCGAGGTGACCGGCGACGGCAAGTCCTCCGGCAGCAAGACCAAGGGCGCGATCAGCGGGGTGAAGGAGTCCTTCTCCTCCGACGATGACGACGACGACGATGACGACGACGGCCGTGAGCGGTCCACCGCCCGCCGGCGTTCGTCGTCGAGCCGCAGCACCACGCGCTCGCGTCGTCCCAGCCGGCAGTCGCAGGAGTCCTGA
- a CDS encoding DUF6528 family protein produces the protein MRVTRGILAGVSACLLAATVAGPAAAATADGQARPAPIIVTEQAGDRVVVLDSTKRWANPNATLWSWQPGVDSDTGDTSTSWGLPDDARLRTGADGNQYVLVTDSYGLLASVPYPDKGPVAWSVDVGRSPNPHGIELLPDGNIAAAASNGSWIRVYTASQGRHSSTYVEAALPGAHEVWWDARLTVLWAIGDHLLVKYAVGGTPAAPTLTQLAAYNLPTNWGHDLGPVPADPDRLWLTTVYGVHQFQKSTGKFVGFPRQRELYASNIKSVGTDAATGTVLETTPKAGNPCSWCTDSVDLFVGADGTEEKVLPGAQIYRARWFDDESS, from the coding sequence ATGCGTGTGACCCGTGGCATCCTCGCCGGAGTGTCCGCCTGCCTGCTGGCCGCCACCGTCGCCGGGCCCGCCGCCGCGGCCACGGCCGACGGCCAGGCCCGTCCCGCGCCCATCATCGTCACCGAGCAGGCCGGTGACCGCGTTGTGGTGCTGGACAGCACCAAGCGCTGGGCGAACCCGAATGCCACCCTGTGGTCGTGGCAACCCGGCGTTGACAGCGACACCGGTGACACCAGCACGTCCTGGGGCCTGCCCGACGACGCTCGCCTGCGCACGGGCGCCGACGGCAACCAGTACGTCCTGGTCACCGACTCCTACGGGCTGCTCGCCTCGGTGCCCTACCCGGACAAGGGGCCGGTGGCGTGGTCGGTCGACGTCGGGCGAAGTCCCAACCCGCACGGCATCGAGCTCCTGCCCGACGGCAACATCGCGGCCGCCGCCAGCAACGGCAGCTGGATCCGCGTCTACACCGCGAGCCAGGGCAGGCATTCCAGCACCTACGTCGAGGCCGCGCTGCCCGGCGCGCACGAGGTCTGGTGGGACGCGCGGCTGACGGTCCTGTGGGCGATCGGCGACCACCTGCTGGTGAAGTACGCCGTGGGCGGGACGCCGGCGGCACCGACCCTGACCCAGCTGGCGGCGTACAACCTGCCGACGAACTGGGGCCACGACCTCGGACCGGTGCCCGCAGATCCGGACCGGCTGTGGCTCACCACCGTGTACGGCGTCCACCAGTTCCAGAAGTCCACCGGAAAGTTCGTCGGCTTCCCCCGCCAACGTGAGCTTTACGCCTCCAACATCAAGAGCGTGGGGACGGACGCGGCCACCGGGACGGTGCTGGAGACCACCCCGAAGGCCGGCAACCCGTGTAGCTGGTGCACGGATTCGGTGGACCTGTTCGTAGGTGCCGACGGGACGGAGGAGAAGGTCCTTCCCGGCGCCCAGATCTACCGAGCCCGCTGGTTCGACGACGAGAGCTCGTAG
- a CDS encoding GvpL/GvpF family gas vesicle protein: MTAGDARGLYLFAIVGSTAVDLSGLPGIAGGDSPRLVGSGDLAAVVTDVPLSALDVREEEVTEDGRLARMAMDHDTVIRAVFEQTPALPLRLATVVGDEDAARRLLEERSAEIRDLLARLAGHQEWGVRLRREGAAPDANTERERDRAARPSGRDYLQARREALRASQEQRHAVRQAGDEVYRALAEHATDATRLSGGGAADLLLNATYLVPIAATQEFRDVVEKYATDLAAGGVQVELTGPWPPYSFAQVTIGSQAAADG, from the coding sequence ATGACGGCGGGCGACGCTCGTGGCCTCTACCTCTTCGCCATCGTCGGCTCCACGGCTGTGGATCTGTCCGGATTGCCCGGCATCGCCGGGGGCGACAGCCCACGGCTGGTGGGCAGCGGCGACCTCGCGGCCGTCGTCACCGACGTTCCCCTTTCCGCATTGGACGTACGCGAGGAAGAGGTCACCGAGGACGGCCGGCTCGCCCGGATGGCGATGGACCACGACACCGTCATCCGCGCCGTCTTCGAGCAGACCCCCGCTCTGCCGTTGCGTCTCGCGACGGTGGTCGGTGACGAGGATGCCGCCCGCCGCCTGCTGGAGGAGCGTTCGGCGGAGATCCGCGACCTGCTCGCCCGGCTTGCCGGCCATCAGGAGTGGGGTGTCCGGCTGCGCCGTGAGGGTGCGGCACCGGACGCGAACACCGAACGCGAACGCGACCGGGCCGCCCGTCCGTCCGGACGGGACTACCTGCAGGCGCGACGAGAAGCGTTGCGAGCGAGTCAGGAGCAGCGCCACGCCGTACGCCAGGCCGGCGACGAGGTCTACCGCGCGCTGGCCGAGCACGCCACCGACGCCACCCGGCTGTCGGGCGGAGGTGCCGCCGACCTGCTGCTGAACGCCACCTACCTCGTCCCCATCGCGGCGACGCAGGAGTTCCGCGACGTGGTGGAGAAGTACGCCACGGACCTGGCGGCCGGAGGAGTCCAGGTCGAGCTGACCGGGCCCTGGCCGCCGTACAGCTTCGCGCAGGTGACCATCGGATCGCAGGCGGCGGCCGATGGCTAA
- a CDS encoding FAD-dependent monooxygenase has translation MSGHAVVVGGGIGGLSAAVGLRRAGWTVTVLERAEAIAEVGAGLSLWPNALRTLDVLGVGADVRAQGLPVVSRGNVRTPSGRWLRHARPGDTEVLAVHRTALVEVLLRALPADVVRTSALVTGVDDVSSGSGSGGSGDGVKVNLTTPDGEDRLDADLVVAADGIASTVRRQLWPSDPGAAFRGRTVWRGLTEPDSVWPVEASLTLGNGEQFGLLPLPGRRVYWFLTADADAADLRAGDEPAEVRRRVGGWHPPIPALLAATPPGRILHHDITDLDPLPTYVRGRIALLGDAAHAMTPDLGQGACQAVEDAVVLAGRLATSAGLEAALAGYDHDRRPRTQQIARAARLSSRRNQRHGRMTHTLAELFVRLAPQRVWTGAVAPWADWTPPEIPARS, from the coding sequence ATGTCCGGTCACGCGGTGGTGGTGGGCGGCGGGATCGGCGGACTGTCGGCGGCGGTCGGGCTGCGCCGGGCGGGCTGGACCGTCACGGTCCTCGAACGCGCGGAGGCGATCGCCGAGGTCGGTGCCGGCCTGTCCCTGTGGCCGAACGCCCTGCGTACGCTCGACGTCCTGGGCGTCGGGGCGGACGTACGGGCACAGGGTCTGCCGGTCGTGTCCCGCGGCAACGTCCGCACCCCTTCCGGTCGGTGGCTACGCCACGCCCGGCCGGGCGACACCGAGGTCCTCGCCGTTCACCGGACCGCGCTGGTGGAGGTGCTGCTTCGGGCCCTGCCGGCCGATGTCGTACGAACCAGCGCACTGGTCACCGGTGTCGACGACGTGTCCTCCGGCTCCGGCTCCGGGGGCTCCGGCGACGGTGTCAAGGTGAACTTGACGACGCCGGACGGGGAGGATCGGCTCGACGCGGACCTGGTCGTCGCCGCCGACGGGATCGCGAGCACCGTACGCCGGCAGCTGTGGCCGTCGGATCCGGGAGCGGCGTTCCGGGGCCGGACGGTCTGGCGCGGCCTCACCGAGCCGGACAGCGTCTGGCCGGTGGAGGCGAGCCTGACCCTCGGCAACGGCGAGCAGTTCGGGCTCCTGCCGCTGCCCGGCCGCCGGGTCTACTGGTTCCTCACCGCCGACGCCGACGCTGCGGACCTGCGGGCCGGTGACGAACCGGCAGAGGTACGCCGGCGCGTGGGTGGATGGCACCCGCCGATCCCCGCCCTCCTCGCCGCCACACCGCCCGGCCGGATCCTCCACCACGACATCACCGACCTCGACCCGCTGCCGACGTACGTACGGGGCCGGATCGCACTGCTCGGCGACGCCGCCCACGCGATGACCCCCGACCTCGGCCAGGGCGCCTGCCAGGCCGTGGAGGACGCGGTGGTGCTCGCGGGACGGCTCGCGACCTCGGCCGGGCTGGAGGCCGCGCTGGCGGGGTACGACCACGACCGGCGTCCGCGTACCCAGCAGATCGCGCGCGCGGCACGCCTGTCGAGCCGGCGCAACCAGCGGCACGGACGGATGACCCACACGCTCGCCGAGTTGTTCGTCCGGCTCGCACCGCAACGCGTGTGGACAGGGGCGGTCGCCCCCTGGGCGGACTGGACGCCGCCGGAGATTCCCGCCCGCTCATAG
- a CDS encoding GvpL/GvpF family gas vesicle protein: protein MLLLHGVVPAGRELDEQGELADGEYELIEDGDLAVLAREVVSEDDLTEDDAVKYLDALVELVRDGPVLPLRFGTVAPDVDAVRSEVLAPAAEQFARALDATASLVELRLTFTLTDEAVQRLFREDPELRAAVGRGGPGSEMSERIEVGQLVAQRLTEQRSQLVAAWVAMLGELTEDSKSISSSEEGWEQVALLVRRERLDELDEAVRTLTNEVDGLAEIEYVGPLPLYSFDAIGLADASSTTQAQQSRWGW, encoded by the coding sequence ATGTTGTTGCTGCACGGAGTGGTCCCGGCCGGCCGCGAGCTCGACGAGCAGGGCGAGCTCGCGGACGGGGAATACGAGCTCATCGAGGACGGCGACCTTGCCGTCCTCGCCCGGGAGGTCGTCAGCGAGGACGACCTGACCGAGGACGACGCGGTGAAGTACCTCGACGCGCTGGTCGAGCTCGTACGCGACGGACCCGTTCTGCCGCTCCGCTTCGGAACGGTCGCGCCCGACGTGGACGCGGTGCGCTCGGAGGTGCTCGCGCCCGCGGCCGAGCAGTTCGCCCGGGCACTGGACGCGACCGCCTCCCTGGTGGAGCTCCGGCTCACGTTCACCCTCACCGACGAGGCCGTCCAGCGGTTGTTCAGGGAGGACCCCGAGCTGCGCGCGGCGGTCGGTCGCGGCGGGCCGGGCAGTGAGATGTCGGAACGCATCGAGGTCGGGCAGCTCGTCGCACAGCGGCTCACCGAGCAGCGGTCCCAGCTGGTCGCGGCCTGGGTCGCGATGCTGGGCGAACTCACCGAGGACTCCAAGTCGATCAGCTCCTCGGAGGAGGGCTGGGAGCAGGTGGCCCTCCTCGTCCGCCGGGAACGGTTGGACGAGCTGGACGAGGCGGTCAGGACGCTCACCAACGAGGTCGACGGGCTGGCCGAGATCGAGTACGTCGGACCGTTGCCGCTCTACAGCTTCGACGCGATCGGTCTTGCCGACGCGTCGAGCACAACGCAGGCTCAGCAGTCCCGTTGGGGCTGGTGA
- a CDS encoding DUF3618 domain-containing protein — protein MREQQNANTHGEAADPAQIQAQVDQARERLRGTIDEIGTKMNVRAMAQDKSAKLTGRVRSSATGASKVTMDKARSLSATARTDGPKQLRRTGTQVASTVRTRNGKAVAVAIPVALVSLLVLRRIRKH, from the coding sequence ATGCGCGAGCAGCAGAACGCGAACACCCACGGCGAGGCCGCCGATCCCGCGCAGATCCAGGCCCAGGTCGACCAGGCCCGCGAACGGCTACGTGGAACCATCGACGAGATTGGGACCAAGATGAACGTACGAGCGATGGCCCAGGACAAGTCCGCCAAGCTGACCGGACGCGTGCGCTCGAGTGCAACCGGCGCGTCCAAGGTGACCATGGACAAGGCGAGGAGCCTGTCCGCGACGGCGCGCACCGACGGCCCCAAGCAGCTGCGCAGGACCGGCACGCAGGTCGCCTCGACCGTGCGTACCCGCAACGGCAAGGCCGTCGCGGTGGCGATCCCGGTCGCCCTCGTCTCGCTGCTCGTGCTGCGCCGGATCAGGAAGCACTGA
- a CDS encoding SRPBCC family protein has product MASKKSSLLGDLGKALLKSPVVERLKDEAKEYAAARGSELVGKVSGKLGGLTEKLEDQAENPSAMMTGVKALLEGKSPLRAGMSALGQGLKNKIKGLFGGGRSGPKLTNIIEDIEIGAPVSVVYDQWSQFQEFGSFMKGVQGVDAKDEVESNWRGKVWWSKRSWSARVTEQIPDRKIAWTTEGAKGTTKGVVTFHPLADDLTMLLLVMEYYPKGLFEKTANLWRAFGRRVRLDLKHFRRFVTIQGEASGSWRGEIRDGEVVREPDEGEDHRREDEFGRRDRRPNDRDEAENDDDLDDEADDDLDDEDDLDDDDEDDLDDDDEDDLDDEDDEDDDDLEDEDEDDDDLDDEDDDDLDDEDDDLDDEDDDLEDEDDDESDDTSNRNGDRNGSRNGNGREPSRRRRRHAEAVR; this is encoded by the coding sequence GTGGCTTCCAAGAAGAGCTCTCTCCTGGGGGACCTCGGCAAGGCTCTGTTGAAGAGCCCTGTCGTCGAACGCCTCAAAGACGAGGCGAAGGAGTACGCCGCCGCCCGTGGGTCGGAGCTTGTCGGCAAGGTCAGCGGCAAGCTCGGCGGGCTGACCGAGAAGCTCGAGGACCAGGCCGAGAACCCCAGCGCGATGATGACCGGCGTCAAGGCCCTGCTCGAGGGCAAGTCGCCGTTGCGGGCCGGGATGAGCGCGCTCGGTCAGGGCCTGAAGAACAAGATCAAGGGTCTGTTCGGCGGCGGTCGTTCCGGGCCCAAGCTGACCAACATCATCGAGGACATCGAGATCGGTGCTCCGGTGTCGGTGGTGTACGACCAGTGGTCGCAGTTCCAGGAGTTCGGCTCGTTCATGAAGGGCGTCCAGGGTGTCGACGCCAAGGACGAGGTGGAGAGCAACTGGCGCGGCAAGGTCTGGTGGTCCAAGCGGAGCTGGAGTGCCCGGGTCACCGAGCAGATTCCGGACCGCAAGATCGCCTGGACGACCGAAGGTGCCAAGGGCACGACCAAGGGTGTCGTGACCTTCCACCCGCTGGCCGACGACCTGACGATGCTCCTGCTCGTCATGGAGTACTACCCCAAGGGGCTGTTCGAGAAGACGGCGAACCTCTGGCGGGCGTTCGGCCGCCGGGTGCGCCTGGACCTCAAGCACTTCCGCCGGTTCGTGACGATCCAGGGCGAGGCCTCCGGGTCGTGGCGTGGTGAGATCCGTGACGGCGAAGTGGTGCGCGAGCCCGACGAGGGCGAGGACCACCGCCGCGAGGACGAGTTCGGCCGCCGGGACCGGAGGCCGAACGACCGGGACGAGGCCGAGAACGACGACGACCTCGACGATGAGGCCGATGACGACCTCGACGACGAGGACGATCTCGACGACGACGACGAGGACGATCTCGACGACGACGACGAGGACGATCTCGACGACGAGGACGACGAGGACGACGACGACCTCGAGGACGAGGACGAGGACGACGACGACCTTGACGACGAGGACGACGACGACCTTGACGACGAGGACGACGACCTCGACGACGAGGACGACGACCTCGAGGACGAGGACGACGACGAGTCGGACGACACCTCGAACCGCAACGGCGATCGCAACGGCAGTCGCAACGGCAACGGCCGGGAACCCTCCCGTCGTCGCCGGCGTCACGCCGAGGCGGTTCGCTGA